Proteins co-encoded in one Opitutus terrae PB90-1 genomic window:
- a CDS encoding SDR family oxidoreductase: MKSPDYLQQLFGLSGKVAVVIGGTGELCGAMAEGLAGAGAEVVIVGRNAEKAKARIDKIAAAGGKAWFHAAEATSKAEVQGLLDAVLKKSGQVDVVVNGAGINSATPFFDISEEEFERILRVNVKGVFLGCQVFGKYLVERGQGGSIINLGSMSGVVPLSRVFTYSASKGAVHNLSLNLAREWAPHRVRVNVLVPGFFPAEQNRKVLTPDRVTAIMGHTPAKRFGEARELIGATLLLASDAAGSFITGEELIVDGGYHAMTI; the protein is encoded by the coding sequence ATGAAATCCCCTGATTATCTTCAGCAACTCTTCGGTCTGAGCGGCAAAGTCGCCGTCGTCATCGGCGGCACCGGCGAATTGTGCGGCGCCATGGCCGAAGGCCTGGCCGGCGCCGGCGCCGAGGTCGTGATCGTCGGCCGCAATGCCGAGAAGGCCAAGGCCCGGATCGACAAGATCGCCGCCGCCGGCGGCAAGGCGTGGTTCCACGCCGCCGAGGCCACGAGCAAAGCCGAAGTGCAGGGCCTCCTCGATGCCGTGCTGAAAAAATCCGGCCAGGTCGACGTGGTCGTCAACGGCGCCGGCATCAACTCCGCCACGCCGTTCTTCGACATCAGCGAGGAGGAGTTCGAGCGCATTCTCCGTGTCAACGTCAAGGGCGTGTTCCTCGGCTGCCAGGTGTTTGGCAAATACCTCGTCGAGCGCGGCCAGGGCGGCTCGATCATCAACCTCGGCTCGATGTCCGGCGTCGTGCCGCTTTCCCGCGTGTTCACCTACTCCGCCTCCAAGGGCGCGGTGCACAATCTCTCGCTCAACCTCGCGCGCGAATGGGCGCCGCACCGCGTGCGCGTGAACGTCCTCGTCCCCGGTTTCTTTCCCGCCGAGCAAAACCGCAAGGTGCTCACGCCCGACCGCGTCACCGCGATCATGGGCCACACGCCCGCCAAGCGCTTTGGCGAAGCGCGCGAGCTGATCGGCGCCACGCTGCTGCTCGCCTCCGACGCCGCCGGCTCGTTCATCACCGGCGAAGAGCTGATCGTCGACGGCGGCTACCACGCGATGACGATCTGA
- a CDS encoding tagaturonate epimerase family protein has translation MNPINQFLLTHNLRIAQNPCVSPDFCLDWGALSGKIVAGAPLRHWPRSRFQTAAGTWSLLEDDVTGDCAWQLEARTPGTIAGLLDGGVALDGSLAVYPATWTNLLRLKNLVQEHDAASTIFPSAAGNLGQSTLGVGARFTTLHWPAVDWAMSALDLGVTANQNSIPRELVYDVNAMLAGQLDTVPFPFIGTNVPEGHQGQSVEGMSHGCVLTKLKTGFHQRKIPWSFNADHQPIGGKFDAREDQLVTGCVLASYITFDLSPELALNQPAKLSDVPADLVQKVRARVAAVGLQLNDADFNALLTKVWPSLQKMQRRDEKYAAARAKLFTTAAGRAYLRELSIDELPGLTTPETTAIMLALCETMGMKINFVAPAFGFQKNMPYPDNAALRALIQKQWDVCKKFDASIGFHSGSGKSAENYQVMGQVTGGRLEIKTSGRYTYEMGKALFASKNAADHALWQDWYKFTVELALKGAVSTDATEQKMARSFIVDALSKSGKPTDVFASPAATRQAIEALPPSPEHMFWFEYNFLYVLAGGGKPEKSALGDHSPAGYQQRARFYSISEEGRLLFAKGIASYLIFLAENTGLATKERCAAAAKLLAGYTSLRAMLSDIAR, from the coding sequence ATGAACCCCATCAATCAATTCCTCCTCACCCACAATCTGCGGATTGCGCAGAACCCGTGCGTCAGCCCGGACTTCTGCCTCGATTGGGGTGCGCTCAGCGGCAAGATCGTCGCCGGGGCTCCGCTGCGCCACTGGCCGCGCAGCCGGTTCCAGACCGCCGCCGGCACGTGGTCGCTGCTGGAGGACGATGTTACCGGCGATTGCGCCTGGCAGCTGGAGGCGCGCACGCCCGGCACGATCGCCGGGCTGCTCGACGGTGGCGTGGCGCTCGACGGCTCGCTCGCAGTGTATCCCGCCACGTGGACGAACCTGCTCCGGTTGAAAAATCTCGTGCAGGAGCACGATGCCGCCTCGACGATCTTCCCCTCCGCCGCCGGTAACCTCGGTCAGAGTACGCTCGGCGTCGGCGCCCGGTTCACCACCCTGCACTGGCCCGCCGTCGACTGGGCGATGAGCGCGCTCGATCTCGGCGTCACCGCCAACCAGAACTCGATCCCGCGCGAGCTGGTTTACGACGTGAACGCCATGCTCGCCGGCCAGCTCGACACCGTGCCGTTCCCTTTCATCGGTACCAACGTCCCGGAAGGTCACCAAGGCCAGAGCGTCGAGGGCATGAGCCACGGTTGCGTGCTCACCAAGCTCAAGACCGGCTTTCACCAGCGCAAGATTCCGTGGAGCTTCAACGCCGACCACCAGCCGATCGGCGGCAAGTTCGACGCGCGTGAGGACCAGCTCGTCACCGGCTGCGTGCTCGCCAGCTACATCACGTTCGACCTCTCGCCCGAGCTCGCGCTCAACCAGCCCGCGAAACTCAGCGACGTGCCCGCTGACCTTGTCCAGAAGGTCCGCGCGCGCGTCGCCGCCGTCGGACTGCAGCTGAACGACGCCGACTTCAACGCGCTGCTCACCAAGGTGTGGCCCTCACTGCAGAAGATGCAGCGCCGCGACGAGAAATACGCCGCCGCCCGCGCCAAGCTGTTCACCACCGCCGCCGGCCGCGCCTATCTCCGCGAGCTCTCGATCGACGAACTTCCCGGGCTTACGACGCCCGAGACCACCGCGATCATGCTCGCGCTGTGCGAGACGATGGGGATGAAGATCAACTTCGTCGCGCCGGCGTTCGGTTTTCAAAAGAACATGCCGTACCCCGACAATGCGGCGCTGCGGGCGTTGATCCAGAAGCAGTGGGACGTCTGCAAAAAGTTCGACGCGAGCATCGGCTTCCATTCGGGCTCCGGCAAATCCGCCGAAAATTACCAGGTCATGGGCCAGGTCACGGGTGGCCGGCTCGAGATCAAAACCAGCGGCCGCTACACCTATGAGATGGGCAAGGCGCTCTTCGCCTCGAAGAATGCCGCCGATCATGCGCTGTGGCAGGATTGGTACAAGTTCACCGTCGAGCTCGCGCTCAAGGGCGCCGTTAGCACCGACGCGACCGAACAGAAGATGGCGCGCAGCTTCATCGTCGACGCGCTGAGCAAGTCCGGCAAACCGACCGATGTGTTCGCCTCGCCAGCCGCCACGCGCCAGGCAATCGAGGCGCTGCCGCCGAGCCCCGAGCACATGTTCTGGTTCGAATACAACTTCCTCTACGTGCTCGCTGGCGGCGGCAAACCGGAGAAATCCGCGCTCGGTGACCACTCGCCCGCGGGCTACCAGCAGCGCGCGCGGTTTTATTCGATCAGCGAGGAAGGCCGGCTGCTCTTTGCCAAAGGCATCGCCAGCTACCTGATCTTCCTCGCCGAAAACACCGGCCTTGCCACCAAGGAACGCTGCGCCGCCGCCGCGAAACTCCTCGCCGGCTACACCTCGCTCCGCGCCATGCTCAGCGACATCGCGCGGTAG
- the uxaC gene encoding glucuronate isomerase, with translation MRPFIHDDFLLHTDAARDLYHSFAKAEPIFDYHCHLPQQQILENHQFADLAEIWLGGDHYKWRAMRANGVKERFCTGAATPREKFDAWVGAVPHTLRNPLYHWSHLELARYFGIFDLINQKSADKIWREANEKLATMRVHDILAANKVAVICTTDDPADSLEQHEKIKKLGIKTRVYPTFRPDKALNVGSPAAYNAWLEKLAGAAKTKIASFDDFLSALKKRHDDFHAIGGRLSDHGMENCYAEPCTATEAQAIFDAARAGRAASVADQAKFASFMMLEFGRWDAKKGWTKQLHLGALRNNNTRLLATLGPDTGFDSIGDFPQTRALSRYLDTLDSTDELPRTVLYNLNPADNYAFATMIGNFQDGSVPGKMQFGSGWWFLDQKEAMEWQMNALSNQGLLSRFVGMLTDSRSFLSYTRHEYFRRTLCNLIGAEMERGEIPNDRELVGPMVRRICFANAREYFRLELDPSFRG, from the coding sequence GTGCGCCCCTTCATTCACGACGACTTCCTGCTGCACACCGATGCGGCTCGCGATCTCTACCACAGCTTCGCGAAGGCCGAGCCGATCTTCGACTATCACTGCCATCTGCCGCAGCAGCAGATCCTCGAGAATCACCAGTTCGCCGATCTCGCCGAGATCTGGCTCGGCGGCGATCACTACAAATGGCGCGCGATGCGCGCCAACGGCGTGAAGGAGCGGTTCTGCACCGGCGCCGCCACGCCGCGTGAGAAGTTCGACGCCTGGGTCGGCGCCGTGCCGCACACGCTGCGCAATCCGCTCTACCACTGGTCGCACCTCGAGCTCGCCCGCTACTTCGGGATTTTCGATCTCATCAACCAGAAGTCCGCCGACAAGATCTGGCGCGAGGCCAACGAGAAACTCGCGACGATGCGCGTCCACGACATCCTCGCTGCCAACAAGGTCGCCGTCATCTGCACGACCGACGACCCCGCCGACTCGCTCGAGCAGCACGAGAAGATCAAAAAGCTCGGGATCAAGACCCGCGTTTATCCGACCTTCCGGCCCGACAAGGCGCTGAACGTCGGCTCGCCCGCCGCCTACAACGCCTGGCTCGAGAAGCTCGCTGGCGCCGCGAAAACAAAGATCGCTTCCTTCGACGACTTCCTGAGCGCGCTGAAAAAACGCCACGACGACTTCCACGCCATCGGCGGCCGGCTCTCCGATCACGGCATGGAGAATTGCTACGCCGAGCCGTGCACGGCCACCGAAGCCCAGGCGATCTTCGACGCTGCGCGCGCCGGCCGTGCCGCGAGTGTCGCCGATCAGGCGAAGTTCGCGTCGTTCATGATGCTCGAGTTCGGCCGCTGGGATGCGAAGAAGGGCTGGACCAAACAACTTCACCTCGGCGCCCTGCGTAACAACAACACCCGGCTGCTCGCGACGCTCGGGCCCGACACCGGCTTCGACTCCATTGGCGATTTCCCGCAAACCCGCGCACTCAGCCGTTACCTCGACACGCTGGACTCGACCGACGAGCTGCCCCGCACCGTCCTCTACAATCTCAACCCTGCCGACAACTACGCGTTCGCGACGATGATCGGCAATTTCCAGGACGGCAGCGTGCCCGGCAAGATGCAGTTCGGCAGTGGCTGGTGGTTCCTCGACCAGAAGGAAGCGATGGAGTGGCAGATGAACGCGCTCTCCAACCAGGGCCTGCTCAGCCGGTTCGTCGGCATGCTCACCGACTCGCGCAGCTTCCTCAGCTACACGCGGCACGAATATTTCCGCCGCACGCTGTGCAACCTGATCGGCGCCGAAATGGAACGCGGCGAGATCCCGAACGATCGCGAGCTCGTCGGGCCGATGGTCCGCCGGATCTGCTTCGCCAACGCCCGCGAATACTTCCGGCTCGAACTGGATCCGTCCTTCCGCGGGTAG
- a CDS encoding isoaspartyl peptidase/L-asparaginase family protein has translation MKRVVMAGALGLGMVAVLPAAERFGLVVHGGAGVIRREELSAEREAEYRAKLTEARDAGYAVLERGGSALDAVVATITILEDSPLFNAGKGAVLNAEGRCELDASIMDGRTQAAGAVAGVHHIRNPILLARDVMEKSPHVMLTGDGAEVFARQLGYEMMPARYFETKLRRKQLERVQAAERERKAPTSGAPAERKHGTVGCAALDRHGNLAAGTSTGGMTNKKFGRVGDSPIVGAGTYASNTTCAVSATGWGEYFIRVGVARDIAAQMEYQGVSVDEAARATLAKVAKLGGDGGVIAIDGRGNVAMPFNTAGMYRAMRLSSGEARVEVFGESATP, from the coding sequence ATGAAACGCGTAGTCATGGCGGGAGCACTGGGACTGGGTATGGTGGCCGTTCTCCCGGCAGCAGAAAGATTTGGCCTCGTAGTTCATGGCGGGGCGGGTGTGATTCGGCGCGAGGAGTTGTCCGCGGAGCGCGAGGCGGAGTATCGCGCGAAACTTACCGAAGCGCGCGACGCGGGCTATGCGGTGCTCGAGCGCGGCGGCAGTGCGCTTGATGCGGTGGTCGCCACGATCACGATCCTGGAGGACTCGCCGCTCTTCAACGCCGGCAAGGGCGCGGTGCTCAACGCCGAAGGCCGGTGCGAACTAGATGCGTCGATCATGGATGGACGGACCCAGGCAGCTGGGGCGGTCGCCGGAGTACACCACATCAGGAATCCCATTCTGCTGGCGCGGGACGTCATGGAGAAATCGCCCCACGTGATGCTGACGGGCGACGGTGCGGAGGTGTTTGCGCGGCAACTCGGCTACGAGATGATGCCGGCGCGTTATTTCGAAACCAAGCTCAGGCGAAAGCAACTCGAGCGGGTACAGGCGGCGGAGCGCGAGAGGAAGGCGCCGACCAGCGGCGCTCCTGCAGAGAGGAAACACGGCACCGTCGGCTGCGCGGCGCTCGACCGGCACGGCAACCTCGCGGCGGGTACCTCGACCGGCGGAATGACGAACAAGAAATTCGGCCGCGTCGGTGACTCGCCGATCGTCGGGGCCGGGACCTACGCCAGCAACACGACGTGCGCCGTGAGCGCGACGGGCTGGGGCGAGTATTTCATTCGCGTCGGCGTGGCGCGCGATATTGCCGCGCAGATGGAGTACCAGGGGGTGTCGGTGGACGAGGCGGCGCGCGCCACGCTCGCGAAGGTGGCGAAACTCGGCGGCGATGGCGGGGTGATTGCGATCGACGGCAGAGGGAACGTCGCGATGCCGTTCAACACTGCGGGCATGTACCGTGCGATGCGGCTGTCGAGTGGAGAGGCGCGGGTGGAAGTTTTTGGCGAGTCGGCAACCCCGTAA